In one Pseudomonas sp. 31-12 genomic region, the following are encoded:
- a CDS encoding PepSY domain-containing protein, translated as MKSKTIRRWSCIHTWTSLICTVFLLMLALTGLPLIFHHEIDHLLGDAAELKHMPADTPQLNLQQLVQAAEKHRPGEVMQYFGFDEEEPNAAIAIMAATAGTEPNSSHTFMLDARTGEALEMPSANGGFMMVMLRLHVDMFAGLPGKLLLAFMGLMFVVAIVSGTVLYLPFMRRLKFATVRQDKSTRLRWLDLHNLIGVVTLTWALVVGVTGVISACADLLIAAWRNDALSTMIAPYRDAPPLTQLAPATRLLDIAKEVAPGMQPDFIAFPGTRFSSEHHYAVFMKGSTHLTSHLLTPVLIDASTLQVTAVAERPWYMDAMGMSQPLHFGDYGGMPMKILWATLDVLTIVVLGSGVYLWVVRRRAAKKPVLEQAEAQA; from the coding sequence ATGAAGAGCAAAACGATTCGCCGCTGGTCATGTATTCACACCTGGACCAGCCTGATCTGCACGGTGTTTCTGCTGATGCTGGCGCTGACCGGCTTGCCGTTGATCTTTCACCACGAGATCGACCATCTGCTGGGCGATGCCGCCGAGTTGAAGCACATGCCGGCGGACACCCCGCAACTGAATTTGCAGCAGTTGGTGCAGGCGGCGGAAAAACATCGCCCCGGTGAAGTCATGCAGTATTTCGGCTTCGACGAGGAAGAACCCAACGCCGCGATCGCCATCATGGCCGCCACCGCCGGCACCGAACCCAATTCGTCGCACACCTTCATGCTCGACGCCCGCACCGGTGAAGCGCTGGAGATGCCGTCGGCCAACGGCGGTTTCATGATGGTGATGCTGCGTCTGCACGTGGACATGTTCGCCGGTCTGCCGGGCAAGTTGCTGCTGGCGTTCATGGGACTGATGTTTGTCGTGGCGATTGTTTCCGGGACGGTGCTGTACCTGCCGTTCATGCGCCGCTTGAAATTCGCCACCGTGCGCCAGGACAAATCCACTCGCCTGCGCTGGCTCGACCTGCACAACTTGATCGGGGTGGTCACCCTGACCTGGGCGCTGGTGGTCGGGGTTACCGGCGTGATCAGTGCTTGCGCCGACCTGCTGATCGCCGCGTGGCGTAACGACGCCTTGAGCACGATGATCGCACCGTATCGCGATGCGCCACCGCTGACGCAATTGGCGCCAGCGACTCGTTTGCTCGACATCGCCAAGGAAGTCGCGCCAGGCATGCAACCCGATTTCATCGCCTTCCCCGGCACACGGTTTTCCAGCGAACACCATTACGCTGTGTTCATGAAAGGCAGCACCCACCTGACGTCGCACCTGCTGACCCCGGTGTTGATCGATGCCAGTACCCTGCAAGTTACGGCGGTGGCCGAACGACCGTGGTACATGGACGCCATGGGCATGTCGCAACCGCTGCACTTTGGTGATTACGGCGGCATGCCGATGAAAATCCTCTGGGCGACCCTGGATGTGCTGACCATCGTCGTGCTGGGCAGTGGGGTTTATCTGTGGGTGGTGCGGCGCAGGGCGGCGAAAAAACCGGTGCTCGAACAGGCGGAGGCTCAAGCATGA
- the creB gene encoding two-component system response regulator CreB, with protein sequence MPHILIVEDEAAIADTLIFALQGEGFTTTWLSLGVAALEHQRQTPADLIILDIGLPDISGFETCKQLRRFSEVPVIFLSARDAEIDRVVGLEIGADDYVVKPFSPREVAARVRAILKRMAPRPVAEVSSTLFRIDSERVQISYRNQPLILTRHEFRLLQCLVEQPERVFSREQLLDALGVAADAGYERSIDSHIKSVRAKLRLVKADAEPIQTHRGLGYSYSPGHS encoded by the coding sequence ATGCCTCATATCCTGATTGTTGAAGACGAAGCGGCGATTGCCGACACCCTGATATTCGCGTTGCAGGGCGAGGGGTTTACCACGACCTGGTTGAGCCTCGGCGTGGCGGCGCTGGAGCATCAGCGCCAGACGCCGGCCGACCTGATCATTCTCGACATTGGCCTGCCGGACATCAGCGGCTTTGAAACCTGCAAGCAATTGCGGCGTTTCAGCGAAGTGCCGGTGATCTTTCTCAGTGCCCGTGATGCGGAAATCGATCGCGTGGTGGGCCTGGAAATCGGCGCCGACGATTACGTGGTCAAACCGTTCAGCCCCCGGGAAGTTGCCGCGCGGGTCCGGGCGATTCTCAAGCGTATGGCGCCGCGCCCGGTGGCCGAGGTTTCGTCGACGCTGTTTCGGATCGACAGCGAACGCGTGCAGATCAGCTATCGCAATCAGCCATTGATCCTCACGCGGCACGAATTCCGTTTGCTGCAATGCTTGGTGGAACAACCCGAACGCGTCTTCAGTCGCGAGCAGTTGCTCGATGCGCTGGGGGTCGCCGCCGATGCCGGTTACGAGCGCAGCATCGACAGCCACATCAAAAGCGTGCGCGCCAAACTGCGTCTGGTGAAGGCTGACGCCGAACCGATCCAGACCCATCGCGGCCTCGGCTACAGCTACAGCCCGGGGCATAGCTGA
- a CDS encoding acyltransferase, with the protein MRRLLTGCFVTLLLLLNTLVLFGPLMVFALLKLILPGRFRDYASWAVMWIAETWAEIDKLIFRLCIPTQWDIRGGDDLRRDTSYLVISNHQSWVDIPALIQTLNRRTPFFKFFLKKELIWVPFLGLAWWALDYPFMKRYTKAFLAKNPELAGKDLEITKAACELYKRQPVTVVNYLEGTRYTAAKSAQQQSPFTHLLKPKAGGVAFVLAAMGEQLDAVLDVTVVYPQQQIPGFWDLISGNVPRVIIDIKTRELDPALWQGDYENDPVFRETIQNWVNQLWIEKDQRIDALRAERR; encoded by the coding sequence ATGCGCCGCCTGCTCACCGGCTGTTTCGTTACCCTGCTGCTGTTGCTCAACACCCTGGTCCTGTTCGGGCCGCTGATGGTGTTTGCCCTGCTCAAACTGATCCTGCCCGGGCGCTTTCGCGACTACGCCTCATGGGCCGTCATGTGGATCGCCGAGACCTGGGCCGAAATCGACAAGCTGATTTTCCGCCTGTGCATCCCCACCCAATGGGACATCCGCGGCGGCGATGACCTGCGCCGCGACACCTCGTACCTGGTGATCAGCAACCATCAATCCTGGGTCGATATCCCGGCGCTGATCCAGACGCTGAATCGCCGCACGCCATTCTTCAAGTTCTTCCTCAAGAAAGAACTGATCTGGGTGCCGTTCCTGGGGCTGGCGTGGTGGGCGCTGGATTACCCGTTCATGAAACGCTACACCAAGGCATTCCTGGCGAAGAATCCGGAACTGGCCGGCAAGGATCTCGAAATCACCAAAGCGGCGTGCGAGTTGTACAAGCGTCAGCCGGTCACCGTGGTCAATTACCTGGAAGGCACCCGATACACCGCGGCAAAAAGCGCTCAGCAGCAATCACCGTTCACCCACCTGCTCAAGCCCAAGGCCGGCGGCGTGGCGTTCGTATTGGCGGCGATGGGCGAACAGCTGGACGCCGTTCTCGATGTGACGGTGGTGTATCCGCAGCAGCAGATTCCGGGGTTTTGGGACTTGATCAGCGGCAACGTGCCGAGGGTCATCATCGACATCAAGACCCGCGAACTCGACCCGGCCCTGTGGCAAGGCGATTACGAGAACGACCCGGTGTTTCGCGAAACGATCCAGAACTGGGTCAACCAGCTCTGGATCGAAAAGGATCAACGCATCGACGCCTTGCGCGCCGAACGCCGCTGA
- a CDS encoding DUF2780 domain-containing protein — MKISRGIALASLMTIAASPVFAGFSLEDVTNAAASMQGGNAATAAAPTQETAGLLGALTSQLNVKPEQAVGGTAAMLGLAKNQLSSTDYSELAKSVPGIDKLSGGGELGALAGLLGSSGKSAGLENALGSVKNTNDLNNAFSALGMDSGMIGQFAPVLLQFLGQQGVGGSLLESLGGIWGAGTGS, encoded by the coding sequence ATGAAGATTTCACGCGGTATTGCACTGGCCTCGCTGATGACAATCGCGGCCAGCCCGGTCTTCGCCGGTTTCAGCCTGGAAGATGTGACCAACGCGGCCGCGAGCATGCAGGGCGGTAACGCCGCCACTGCCGCCGCGCCGACGCAGGAAACCGCCGGGTTGCTGGGCGCGCTGACTTCGCAGTTGAACGTCAAACCCGAGCAAGCCGTCGGCGGCACCGCGGCGATGTTGGGGCTGGCCAAGAATCAGCTGAGCTCGACCGACTATTCGGAATTGGCGAAAAGCGTACCGGGTATCGACAAGCTGTCCGGCGGCGGTGAGCTTGGCGCCCTCGCTGGATTGCTCGGATCGTCCGGTAAATCGGCCGGTCTGGAAAACGCCTTGGGCAGCGTGAAAAACACCAATGACCTGAACAACGCTTTCAGCGCGTTGGGCATGGACAGCGGCATGATCGGTCAGTTTGCCCCGGTGCTTTTACAATTCCTGGGTCAGCAGGGCGTCGGCGGTTCGCTGCTGGAAAGCCTGGGCGGGATCTGGGGCGCCGGCACCGGTAGTTGA
- a CDS encoding ATP-dependent zinc protease codes for MKSLLALLSLVALPVLAAEPTLYGRYEYIALPEIGGEVLKAKMDTGALTASLSAKDIETFTRDGDEWVRFRLATKDASNKVYEHKVARISKIKTRSEEDDDDKEAIEPTKRPVVDLELCLGNVKRTVEVNLTDRSSFNYPLLIGAKALREFGAAVNPARRFTADKPDC; via the coding sequence GTGAAATCCCTCCTTGCACTGCTTTCCCTCGTGGCCCTGCCGGTCCTGGCTGCCGAGCCGACGCTGTACGGGCGTTACGAATACATTGCGCTGCCGGAAATCGGCGGCGAAGTCCTCAAGGCCAAAATGGACACCGGCGCCCTGACGGCGTCGCTGTCGGCCAAGGACATCGAAACCTTCACCCGCGACGGCGACGAGTGGGTACGTTTCCGCCTCGCCACCAAAGACGCGAGCAACAAGGTCTACGAACACAAGGTCGCGCGGATCAGCAAGATCAAGACCCGCTCCGAAGAAGACGATGATGACAAGGAAGCCATCGAGCCAACCAAGCGTCCGGTGGTCGATCTGGAGCTGTGCCTGGGCAACGTCAAGCGTACCGTCGAGGTCAACCTCACCGACCGCAGCAGCTTCAACTACCCGTTGCTGATCGGTGCCAAGGCCTTGCGTGAATTCGGCGCAGCGGTAAACCCGGCGCGACGTTTCACCGCCGACAAACCCGACTGCTGA
- the fdhA gene encoding formaldehyde dehydrogenase, glutathione-independent, whose translation MSGNRGVVYLGAGKVEVQNIEYPKMQDPRGRKINHAVILRVVSTNICGSDQHMVRGRTTAQTGLVLGHEITGEVIEKGSDVENLQIGDLVSVPFNVACGRCRSCKEMHTGVCLSVNPARPGGAYGYVDMGDWTGGQAEYAMVPYADFNLLKLPDRDRAMEKIRDLTCLSDILPTGYHGAVTAGVGPGSTVYIAGAGPVGLAAAASARLLGAAVVIIGDVNTVRLAHAKAQGFEIADLSLDTPLHEQIAALLGEPEVDCAVDAVGFEARGHGHDGVKHEAPATVLNSLMGVVRVAGKIGIPGLYVTEDPGAVDAAAKMGSLSIRFGLGWAKSHSFHTGQTPVMKYNRQLMQAIMWDRINIAEVVGVQVISLDQAPQGYGEFDAGVPKKFVIDPHKLFSAA comes from the coding sequence ATGTCTGGCAATCGTGGTGTGGTGTATCTCGGCGCTGGCAAGGTCGAAGTACAGAATATCGAATATCCGAAAATGCAGGACCCGCGTGGCAGGAAGATTAACCACGCCGTCATCCTTCGTGTGGTTTCCACCAACATCTGTGGTTCCGATCAGCACATGGTGCGCGGTCGTACCACCGCTCAAACCGGCCTGGTGCTGGGCCACGAAATCACCGGTGAAGTGATCGAGAAGGGCAGCGACGTCGAGAACCTGCAGATCGGCGACCTGGTGTCCGTACCGTTCAACGTCGCTTGCGGGCGCTGCCGTTCCTGCAAAGAGATGCACACCGGTGTCTGCCTCAGCGTTAACCCGGCGCGTCCGGGCGGCGCCTACGGTTATGTCGACATGGGCGACTGGACCGGCGGCCAGGCTGAATACGCGATGGTGCCGTACGCTGACTTCAACCTGCTGAAACTGCCTGATCGCGATCGCGCGATGGAAAAAATCCGCGACCTGACCTGCCTTTCCGACATCCTGCCCACCGGTTACCACGGAGCAGTCACTGCCGGCGTTGGCCCGGGCAGCACCGTATACATCGCAGGCGCCGGCCCGGTCGGTCTGGCCGCCGCCGCTTCCGCTCGCCTGTTGGGCGCTGCGGTAGTGATCATCGGCGACGTCAACACCGTCCGCCTGGCACACGCCAAGGCCCAGGGTTTCGAAATCGCCGACCTGTCCCTGGACACCCCGCTGCATGAACAAATCGCTGCACTGCTGGGCGAACCAGAAGTGGATTGCGCCGTCGACGCCGTAGGCTTCGAAGCGCGCGGCCACGGCCATGACGGCGTGAAACACGAGGCCCCGGCCACCGTGCTCAACTCGCTGATGGGCGTTGTGCGGGTTGCCGGCAAAATCGGTATCCCAGGCCTGTACGTGACCGAAGATCCAGGGGCAGTAGATGCCGCCGCAAAAATGGGCAGCCTGAGCATCCGCTTCGGCCTGGGCTGGGCAAAATCCCACAGCTTCCACACCGGCCAGACCCCAGTGATGAAGTACAACCGCCAGCTGATGCAGGCGATCATGTGGGACCGCATCAACATCGCCGAAGTGGTGGGTGTTCAGGTGATCAGCCTGGATCAGGCACCACAAGGCTATGGCGAGTTCGATGCGGGCGTGCCGAAGAAGTTTGTGATTGATCCGCACAAACTGTTCAGCGCGGCGTAA
- the creD gene encoding cell envelope integrity protein CreD codes for MNRSLTIKLGAIALLILLLLIPLLMINGVIQDRQQLRDGVLEDIARSSSYSQQLSGPLMVVPYRKVVRTWKLNEKTNERYQEVGEERGRLYFLPERFELDGQVQTELRSRGIYEARLFHADNRISGHFSVPAQLGIKEDFADYQFDQPFLAVGISDIRGIENALKLELNDQRLDFVPGTQVGWLGEGVHVTLPALDAKQATELTFGFDLRLQGTGQLQILPVGKTSKVSLSANWPHPSFIGNYLPAQREVTDQGFTANWQTSFFSTNLQEALSSCVSGGGCEAYNGRSFGVSFIDPVDQYLKSDRAIKYALLFIVLTFAGFFLFEVLKSLAVHPVQYALVGVALAFFYLLLLSLSEHIGFALAYLLSAGGCVLLIGFYVCHVLRSVRHGLSFSAGLAALYGLLYGLLSAEDYALLMGSLLLFGLLGVFMVLTRKLDWYGIGPKPAKPLAFDIGAVE; via the coding sequence ATGAACCGCAGCCTGACCATAAAACTCGGGGCCATTGCCCTTCTGATTCTGTTATTGCTCATTCCGTTGCTGATGATTAACGGCGTCATCCAGGACCGCCAGCAATTGCGCGACGGCGTGCTTGAAGACATTGCCCGCAGTTCCAGCTACAGCCAGCAACTGAGCGGACCGTTGATGGTGGTGCCGTATCGCAAAGTGGTGCGCACCTGGAAACTCAACGAGAAAACCAACGAGCGCTATCAGGAAGTCGGTGAAGAACGCGGTCGTCTTTATTTCCTCCCGGAGCGCTTCGAGCTCGACGGCCAGGTGCAGACCGAACTGCGTTCCCGAGGCATTTACGAGGCGCGGCTGTTCCACGCCGACAACCGTATCAGCGGGCATTTCTCGGTCCCGGCGCAACTGGGCATCAAGGAGGACTTCGCTGATTACCAGTTCGACCAGCCGTTTCTGGCCGTCGGCATCAGCGACATTCGCGGCATCGAAAACGCCCTGAAACTCGAACTCAATGACCAGCGCCTGGACTTTGTTCCAGGCACTCAGGTGGGCTGGTTAGGCGAAGGTGTTCACGTGACGTTGCCGGCGCTGGATGCGAAGCAAGCCACGGAGTTGACCTTCGGTTTCGACCTGCGGCTGCAAGGCACCGGTCAGTTGCAGATCCTTCCAGTGGGCAAGACCAGCAAAGTGTCGCTGAGCGCCAACTGGCCGCACCCAAGCTTCATAGGCAATTACCTGCCGGCCCAGCGTGAAGTCACCGATCAAGGCTTTACCGCCAACTGGCAGACCTCGTTTTTCTCCACCAATCTGCAGGAAGCGCTAAGCAGCTGCGTGTCTGGCGGTGGTTGCGAGGCATACAACGGCCGCAGCTTCGGCGTGAGCTTCATCGATCCGGTGGACCAGTACCTGAAGAGCGATCGGGCGATCAAATATGCACTGCTGTTCATCGTGCTGACCTTCGCCGGATTCTTCCTCTTCGAAGTGCTGAAAAGCCTGGCGGTGCACCCGGTGCAATACGCATTGGTGGGCGTGGCGCTGGCGTTCTTTTACCTGTTGCTGCTGTCGCTGTCGGAGCACATCGGTTTTGCCCTGGCTTATCTGTTGTCGGCGGGTGGCTGCGTGTTGTTGATCGGCTTTTATGTCTGCCATGTGCTGCGTAGCGTGCGTCACGGCTTGAGCTTTTCGGCGGGGTTGGCGGCGCTGTATGGCTTGCTCTACGGCTTGTTGAGTGCCGAGGATTACGCGCTGCTGATGGGCTCGCTGTTGCTTTTCGGCTTGCTCGGTGTGTTCATGGTGCTGACCCGCAAGCTGGATTGGTACGGAATCGGGCCGAAGCCGGCCAAGCCGCTGGCGTTTGATATTGGAGCGGTGGAATGA
- the creC gene encoding two-component system sensor histidine kinase CreC, with product MPLGIRIFLVYVLFIGLTGYFVLNTVMEEIRPGVRQSTEETLVDTANLMAEILRDDFKAGTLNQNRWPELLKAYGERQPKASIWGLPKNQVNHRIYVTDAKGTVVLDSSGVAVGQDYSRWNDVYLTLRGEYGARSTRSDPNDATSSVMHVGAPIRDNGRIIGVVTVAKPNSSLQPYVDRTERRLLAYGAGLIGLGLLFGALLSWWLSAALRRLTAYAQAVSEGRRVEVPHYRGGELEQLATAVEQMRTQLEGKAYVERYVHTLTHELKSPLAAIRGAAELLQGEMPLNQRQRFVSNIDSESVRMQQLIERLLNLAQVEQRQGLEERVAVPLAGLLDELLNAQAARIEGKKLRVEQRIAPDMNLHGEPFLLRQALGNLLENALDFTTPQGVLRFSAERVGEQIEFRLFNQAEAIPDYALPRLSERFYSLPRPDSGRKSTGLGLNFVEEVVKLHGGTLSIGNIDGGVEVKLCMPA from the coding sequence ATGCCACTGGGGATCCGGATTTTCCTGGTCTACGTGCTGTTTATCGGCCTGACCGGTTATTTCGTGCTCAACACGGTGATGGAAGAAATCCGCCCCGGGGTGCGTCAATCCACCGAAGAAACGCTGGTGGATACGGCAAACCTGATGGCCGAGATCCTGCGCGACGACTTCAAGGCCGGCACCCTCAATCAGAACCGCTGGCCCGAACTGCTCAAGGCCTATGGCGAACGGCAGCCGAAGGCAAGCATCTGGGGTTTGCCGAAGAACCAGGTCAACCACCGCATCTACGTCACCGACGCCAAAGGCACCGTAGTGCTGGATTCCAGCGGCGTAGCGGTGGGCCAGGATTATTCGCGCTGGAACGACGTCTACCTGACGTTGCGCGGTGAATACGGTGCGCGTTCCACTCGCAGCGATCCCAACGATGCGACCTCCTCGGTGATGCACGTCGGCGCCCCGATTCGCGACAACGGCCGGATCATCGGCGTGGTCACCGTGGCCAAGCCCAACAGTTCGTTGCAGCCTTATGTGGATCGCACCGAGCGTCGATTACTCGCCTATGGCGCCGGACTGATCGGCCTGGGCCTGCTGTTCGGCGCGCTGTTGTCGTGGTGGTTGAGCGCGGCGCTGCGGCGCTTGACGGCTTATGCGCAGGCGGTGAGTGAAGGCCGGCGCGTCGAAGTGCCGCATTATCGCGGCGGTGAGCTGGAGCAACTGGCGACGGCGGTGGAACAGATGCGAACGCAGCTGGAAGGCAAAGCCTACGTCGAGCGTTATGTGCACACGTTGACCCATGAATTGAAGAGCCCGTTGGCGGCGATTCGCGGTGCGGCGGAGTTACTGCAAGGGGAAATGCCGTTGAATCAGCGGCAGCGTTTTGTCAGCAACATCGACAGCGAAAGTGTGCGCATGCAGCAGTTGATTGAACGGTTGCTGAACCTGGCCCAGGTTGAGCAGCGCCAAGGGCTGGAAGAGCGGGTGGCGGTGCCATTGGCGGGGCTGTTGGATGAGTTGCTCAATGCACAGGCCGCGCGAATCGAAGGCAAGAAGTTGCGTGTGGAACAGCGGATTGCCCCGGACATGAACCTGCATGGCGAGCCGTTTCTGCTGCGTCAGGCGTTGGGGAATCTGCTGGAAAATGCTTTGGATTTCACTACGCCTCAGGGCGTGCTGCGATTCAGCGCCGAGAGGGTCGGTGAACAGATCGAGTTCAGGCTGTTCAACCAGGCTGAGGCGATTCCTGACTATGCGTTACCGCGTTTGAGTGAGCGCTTCTATTCCTTGCCGCGACCGGACAGTGGGCGCAAGAGCACCGGGTTGGGGCTTAACTTTGTGGAAGAAGTGGTCAAGTTGCATGGCGGGACATTGAGCATCGGCAATATTGACGGCGGTGTTGAAGTCAAATTGTGTATGCCAGCTTAG
- a CDS encoding glutathione S-transferase, with product MSAPSMTLFHNSLSPFVRKVMVLLHETGQTDRVALQDCVLTPVSPDQALNEDNPLGKIPALRLADGNVIHDSRVILDYLDHQHVGNPLIPREGSARWRRLTLASLADGIMDASVMVRYEMVLRAPEKHWDEWLDGQRDKIRRALALLEKDAIAELTSHFDVAAISVACALGYLDLRHPDLEWREANPQLAAWYFEVSQRPSMVATMPKL from the coding sequence ATGTCCGCCCCCAGCATGACCCTGTTCCACAATTCGTTATCGCCCTTCGTTCGCAAAGTCATGGTGCTGTTGCACGAAACCGGTCAGACCGACCGCGTGGCGTTGCAAGACTGCGTGCTCACACCGGTTAGCCCGGATCAGGCGCTCAACGAAGACAACCCCCTGGGCAAGATCCCGGCCCTGCGCCTGGCCGACGGCAACGTCATCCATGACAGCCGGGTGATCCTCGATTACCTCGACCATCAACACGTCGGCAATCCGCTGATCCCCCGCGAAGGCTCGGCCCGCTGGCGCCGTTTGACCCTGGCCTCCCTGGCCGACGGGATCATGGACGCTTCGGTGATGGTTCGGTATGAAATGGTCCTGCGAGCCCCCGAGAAGCATTGGGACGAATGGCTCGATGGCCAGCGCGACAAGATTCGTCGCGCATTGGCGCTGTTGGAGAAGGATGCGATTGCCGAGCTGACCAGCCATTTTGATGTGGCGGCGATCAGCGTGGCGTGTGCGTTGGGTTACCTCGACTTGCGGCATCCGGATCTGGAATGGCGCGAGGCGAATCCACAATTGGCGGCCTGGTATTTCGAGGTGAGTCAGCGGCCTTCGATGGTGGCGACGATGCCGAAGCTCTAG